The Salvelinus sp. IW2-2015 linkage group LG15, ASM291031v2, whole genome shotgun sequence genome includes a region encoding these proteins:
- the lg15h22orf39 gene encoding synaptic plasticity regulator PANTS, which produces MMADSGAMWRPPRTCDXYWSEFRHCKSLWNRFHNYYAHGTSPSCGQWKEDYYSCREWEKNPGPETKESLQQSERNREAEQRKFTPVWDLRRDPPRDWHMPLHQGKSPDSQS; this is translated from the exons CCGCCCCGGACCTGTGATYACTACTGGAGCGAATTCAGACACTGCAAAAGCCTGTGGAACCGTTTCCATAACTACTATGCCCATGGCACATCCCCCTCCTGCGGACAGTGGAAAGAAGACTACTACTCATGTAGAGAGTGGGAGAAGAACCCAGGCCCAGAGACCAAG GAGTCTTTACAGCAGAGTGAGAGGAACCGGGAGGCGGAGCAGAGGAAGTTCACCCCTGTGTGGGACCTGAGACGAGATCCYCCCAGAGACTGGCACATGCCCCTGCACCAGGGAAAGTCCCCAGATTCCCAGTCCTAA